From the Colletotrichum lupini chromosome 10, complete sequence genome, one window contains:
- a CDS encoding ribosomal protein S12 gives MASTLLRSLFAPAMRPAAFPRAASILTPTASTITTPLIRSFSSTPVQNATIMQVLRGCHKKGKRARHAVSPALSEINAPALKGVCLKVGITRPKKPNSGQRKTARVRLSNGRHVTAYVPGEGHNIQQHSVVLVRGGRSQDCPGVRYHLVRGALDLGGVANRATSRSKYGTMKPKKATVS, from the exons ATGGCCAGCACACTCCTCAGATCCCTTTTCGCCCCGGCGATGAGGCCAGCGGCCTTCCCTCGCGCCGCCTCCATACTCACACCGACTGCGAGCACCATCACCACCCCCCTGATCCGATCCTTCTCCTCGACGCCCGTACAAAATGCCACCATCATGCAGGTCTTGAGA GGCTGCCACAAGAAGGGCAAGCGCGCCCGTCACGCCGTCTCCCCCGCCCTGTCCGAGATCAACGCTCCCGCCCTCAAGGGCGTCTGCCTCAAGGTTGGCATCACCCGCCCCAAGAAGCCCAACTCTGGCCAGCGCAAGACCGCTCGTGTCCGCCTCTCCAACGGTCGCCACGTCACCGCCTACGTCCCCGGCGAGGGCCACAACATCCAGCAGCACAGCGTCGTTCTCGTCCGCGGCGGCCGCAGTCAGGATTGTCCCGGTGTGCGGTACCATCTCGTCCGTGGCGCCCTCGATCTCGGAGGTGTGGCCAACCGTGCTACTTCCAGGTCCAAGTACGGTACGATGAAGCCCAAGAAGGCTACTGTTTCTTAA
- a CDS encoding glycolipid 2-alpha-mannosyltransferase, which translates to MATGSARYVRYILFAFFGLAVFYFISHSSYEGVRLQDGSFSKPGGPSAGGQQQQQGENKEGEKPKQPAHSETKSPKVGEAYNPKDWPMAMTPNEPGWDELSGIADGPRMNATFVTLARNSDIWDIARSIRQVEDRFNRRYNYDWVFLNDKPFDATFKKVTTSLVSGKTHYGEIPKEHWSFPEHIDQEKARKVREDMAQRKIIYGDSVSYRHMCRFESGFFFRQPAMMNYDYYWRVEPSIELFCDIHYDPFRFMKENNKKYSFVLSLYEYVETIPTLWDSTKKFIKNHPEHIAEGNSMGFLSDDGGDSYNHCHFWSNFEVGDLNWLRSKAYIDYFESLDQDGGFFYERWGDAPVHSIAAGLMLPKDQIHFFNDIAYYHVPFTHCPTGEKVRLDRRCHCNPKDNFDWKGYSCTSRYFEINGLDKPEGYENQQD; encoded by the exons ATGGCGACAGGCTCAGCACGCTATGTGCGATACATTCTCTTCGCCTTCTTC GGCCTCGCCGTTTTCTACTTCATTTCCCACTCTAGCTACGAGGGCGTAAGGCTTCAGGATGGCTCTTTCAGCAAACCCGGTGGTCCTTCAGCCGGcggccagcagcagcagcaaggcGAGAACAAAGAGGGCGAGAAGCCCAAGCAGCCCGCTCATTCCGAAACCAAGAGCCCCAAGGTCGGCGAGGCATACAACCCCAAGGACTGGCCCATGGCCATGACCCCGAACGAGCCTGGCTGGGATGAGCTCTCTGGCATTGCAGACGGCCCGCGCATGAATGCTACCTTCGTCACCCTCGCCCGTAATTCCGATATCTGGGACATTGCCCGCTCCATCCGTCAGGTTGAGGACCGATTCAACCGCCGCTACAACTACGACTGGGTCTTCCTGAACGACAAGCCTTTCGATGCCACCTTCAAGAAGGTCACCACCTCCCTTGTTTCCGGCAAGACTCACTACGGCGAAATCCCCAAGGAGCACTGGTCTTTCCCTGAGCACATTGACCAGGAGAAGGCCCGTAAGGTTCGCGAGGACATGGCCCAGCGCAAGATCATCTACGGCGACTCTGTGAGCTACCGCCACATGTGCCGTTTCGAGTCTGGTTTCTTCTTCCGCCAGCCGGCCATGATGAACTACGACTACTACTGGCGTGTTGAGCCCTCCATTGAGCTCTTCTGCGATATCCACTACGATCCATTCCGCTTCATGAAGGAGAACAACAAGAAGTACAGCTTCGTTCTGAGCTTGTACGAGTACGTCGAGACCATCCCCACTCTCTGGGACAGCACCAAGAAGTTCATCAAGAACCACCCCGAGCACATTGCCGAGGGCAACTCCATGGGCTTCCTCAGTGACGACGGTGGTGACTCTTACAACCACTGCCATTTC TGGTCCAACTTTGAAGTTGGTGACCTCAACTGGCTCCGCTCAAAGGCCTACATCGACTACTTCGAGTCCCTCGACCAGGATGGTGGTTTCTTCTACGAGCGTTGGGGTGACGCGCCTGTGCACTCCATCGCCGCCGGTCTCATGCTGCCGAAGGACCAGATTCATTTCTTCAACGATATCGCCTACTACCATGTTCCCTTCACCCACTGCCCCACTGGCGAGAAGGTTCGTCTCGACAGACGCTGCCACTGCAACCCCAAGGACAACTTTGACTGGAAGGGCTACTCTT GCACGAGCCGCTACTTCGAGATCAACGGTTTGGACAAGCCTGAGGGTTACGAGAACCAGCAGGACTAG